In Salinisphaera sp. LB1, one genomic interval encodes:
- a CDS encoding ureidoglycolate lyase — protein MPAQSLDETAPLRLTAMPLSPEAFAPYGDVIASHGPATPINQGKGWRYPDLARVDITADGGRPAISRVACVPEAIPVRLRLMERHPLGSQAFIPVDGQRYVVVVAPGGEPPGPEALQAFVANGDQGINYHRGVWHHPMIALDNACEFLEVHRAGPERNCDEVEIGTRVAVHLPENDPADPL, from the coding sequence ATGCCGGCTCAAAGTCTGGATGAAACGGCGCCCTTGAGGCTGACCGCCATGCCCTTGTCGCCCGAGGCTTTCGCCCCCTACGGCGATGTCATCGCATCGCATGGCCCGGCTACTCCGATCAACCAGGGCAAGGGATGGCGCTATCCGGATCTTGCACGAGTCGATATCACAGCCGATGGCGGCCGTCCGGCGATCAGCCGTGTGGCCTGCGTGCCGGAAGCAATCCCGGTACGGCTCCGGCTCATGGAGCGACACCCACTGGGCAGCCAGGCGTTCATACCGGTCGATGGACAACGTTATGTCGTTGTCGTCGCGCCCGGCGGTGAGCCACCCGGGCCGGAGGCGTTGCAGGCGTTCGTGGCGAATGGCGATCAAGGCATCAATTACCACCGCGGCGTGTGGCATCACCCCATGATCGCGCTGGACAACGCTTGCGAGTTTCTCGAGGTGCACCGGGCGGGCCCGGAGCGGAATTGTGACGAGGTTGAAATTGGCACGCGTGTTGCGGTCCACCTTCCTGAAAACGACCCGGCAGATCCGCTATGA
- the puuE gene encoding allantoinase PuuE, with protein sequence MSQTEDFVAGYPRDMIGYGAHPPHAQWPGGARIAVQFVINYEEGSENNILHGDAASESFLSEMVGTDARVGVRHMSMEWLYEYGSRAGFWRLLRLFTERDMTATVFAVGMAIERNPEAAAAMVEAGFEIASHGWRWIDYQYVDEDTERDHIVRAVEAIERMTGQRPRGWYTGRCGPNTRRLVAEHGGFLYDADSYADDLPYWELVDGEPQLIVPYTLDTNDMRFVAPQGFNSGDQFFAYLRDAFDVLYAEGATKPKMLSVGLHCRVAGRPGRAAALARFLDYVNQHADVWVCRREDIARHWRVTHPYSA encoded by the coding sequence ATGAGCCAGACCGAAGATTTTGTCGCCGGCTATCCTCGCGACATGATCGGCTACGGCGCCCATCCACCGCACGCCCAATGGCCCGGCGGCGCCCGGATCGCGGTGCAGTTCGTCATCAACTACGAAGAGGGCTCCGAAAACAACATCCTTCATGGCGATGCAGCGTCGGAAAGCTTTCTATCCGAGATGGTCGGCACGGATGCCCGGGTCGGCGTTCGCCACATGAGCATGGAGTGGCTGTACGAGTACGGCAGCCGCGCCGGTTTCTGGCGTTTACTGCGCTTGTTCACCGAGCGCGACATGACCGCCACTGTATTTGCCGTCGGCATGGCCATCGAGCGCAACCCCGAAGCCGCGGCCGCGATGGTCGAGGCTGGCTTCGAGATCGCATCGCACGGCTGGCGCTGGATCGACTATCAATATGTCGACGAGGATACCGAGCGCGATCATATCGTCCGCGCGGTCGAAGCCATCGAGCGCATGACCGGCCAGCGGCCGCGCGGTTGGTACACCGGGCGTTGTGGCCCAAACACGCGGCGGCTGGTCGCCGAGCACGGCGGTTTTCTGTACGACGCCGATTCCTACGCCGACGATCTGCCGTACTGGGAACTGGTCGACGGCGAGCCGCAGCTGATCGTGCCCTACACGCTGGATACCAATGACATGCGATTTGTCGCGCCGCAGGGATTCAATTCCGGCGATCAGTTTTTTGCTTATCTGCGAGACGCCTTCGACGTGCTGTATGCCGAAGGCGCCACCAAGCCGAAGATGCTATCCGTCGGCCTGCATTGTCGTGTGGCCGGCCGGCCCGGACGCGCCGCCGCGCTCGCGCGTTTTCTCGACTATGTGAACCAGCACGCCGATGTCTGGGTCTGCCGGCGCGAGGATATCGCCCGCCACTGGCGGGTCACCCACCCCTACAGCGCCTGA
- a CDS encoding GntR family transcriptional regulator has product MTSAHATAGMDAAMAAQGGPDTVDQKIRRDIANAIFDQRMPPGTKLSEARLGELYEVSRTVVRKALFRLASDKLVDMRPNRGAVVSQPTVGEAREVFEARRLIESAMLEQSVAAMTSANHQRLRELVATDVAAHDSRDRQRMIRASGDFHRGLAAMSGNTVLCGFLDQLIGRTSLIIAMYQRHTSAACSHHAHSELIKVIERGDISGAQHTMRRHLHDCENELDLAESPAENELAQMLGARGARN; this is encoded by the coding sequence GTGACGAGTGCTCACGCAACCGCCGGCATGGACGCAGCCATGGCAGCGCAAGGCGGCCCCGACACCGTCGACCAGAAAATCCGGCGCGATATTGCCAATGCAATCTTCGACCAGCGTATGCCGCCGGGCACCAAGTTGTCCGAGGCCCGCCTCGGGGAACTCTACGAAGTCAGCCGGACCGTGGTCCGTAAGGCGCTGTTTCGATTGGCTAGCGACAAACTGGTCGATATGCGGCCCAACCGCGGCGCCGTCGTCTCGCAGCCGACAGTCGGCGAAGCACGCGAAGTGTTCGAGGCACGCCGGCTCATCGAGTCCGCCATGCTGGAACAAAGCGTTGCTGCCATGACGTCGGCCAACCATCAGCGCCTGCGTGAACTCGTTGCTACCGATGTCGCTGCACACGATAGCCGTGATCGGCAGCGCATGATCCGCGCCTCCGGCGATTTCCACCGTGGATTGGCCGCGATGTCGGGCAACACGGTGCTATGCGGCTTTCTCGACCAGCTCATCGGCCGTACTTCGCTGATTATCGCCATGTATCAGAGGCATACGTCAGCCGCTTGCTCGCATCATGCGCATAGCGAACTGATCAAGGTGATCGAGCGCGGCGATATTTCGGGGGCCCAGCACACCATGCGGCGGCACCTGCACGACTGCGAAAACGAGCTCGATTTGGCCGAGTCGCCGGCCGAAAACGAGTTGGCCCAGATGCTCGGCGCGCGTGGCGCCCGCAACTGA
- a CDS encoding bifunctional allantoicase/(S)-ureidoglycine aminohydrolase translates to MTDRFYAAPTAGLPPQTARTVDRAVFETAYAVIPRGVMRDIVTSRLPHWRDTRAWILARPLSGFAETFAQYVMEVGPGGGSDTPEPDPGAEAVLFVLDGRPTVTLDNTAYELRPGSYVFVGPGTRWTLHNRDYVPARFQWIRKRYIPVEGIDAPASFVTHDDDVVPEPMPDCDGVWATSRFVDADDIAHDMHVTIVTFQPGGVIPFSETHVMEHGLYVLEGKAVYQLNKDWVEVEAGDFMWLRAFCPQACYAAGPGPFRYLLYKDVNRHPSLALHQSGDIR, encoded by the coding sequence ATGACCGACCGTTTTTACGCCGCGCCAACCGCCGGGCTGCCACCGCAGACGGCCCGTACCGTGGATCGCGCCGTATTCGAGACAGCGTACGCTGTGATCCCGCGTGGCGTGATGCGCGACATCGTCACCAGTCGTCTGCCGCACTGGCGAGATACACGCGCCTGGATTCTCGCCCGCCCACTGTCCGGTTTCGCCGAAACGTTCGCCCAGTACGTCATGGAGGTCGGGCCGGGCGGCGGCAGCGACACACCGGAGCCTGACCCCGGCGCCGAAGCCGTGTTGTTTGTGCTCGACGGCCGACCGACCGTGACACTTGACAATACGGCCTACGAGTTGCGTCCCGGCAGCTATGTGTTCGTCGGGCCGGGCACCCGCTGGACCCTGCATAATCGAGATTACGTGCCCGCGCGTTTCCAGTGGATCCGCAAACGCTATATTCCCGTCGAGGGCATCGACGCCCCGGCCAGCTTTGTCACGCACGACGACGATGTCGTCCCCGAGCCCATGCCGGACTGCGACGGCGTCTGGGCGACCAGCCGGTTCGTCGATGCCGACGACATCGCGCATGATATGCACGTCACAATCGTGACCTTTCAGCCCGGCGGCGTGATTCCTTTCTCCGAAACGCATGTCATGGAACACGGTCTGTACGTGCTCGAAGGCAAGGCGGTCTATCAGCTCAACAAGGACTGGGTCGAGGTCGAGGCCGGCGACTTCATGTGGCTGCGCGCCTTCTGCCCGCAGGCGTGCTATGCCGCCGGCCCTGGCCCGTTCCGTTACCTGCTCTATAAGGATGTCAACCGGCATCCCTCGCTCGCGCTACATCAGTCCGGAGATATCCGGTGA
- a CDS encoding VOC family protein produces MPSAHFVAPDTIRSRFAAAMSEMYRQEVPQYGTLLELVADINEQTLADNPALARQMTAANDLDRLSVERHGAIRVGTAAELGMLARLFAVMGMAPVGYYDLAAAGVPVHSTAFRPVETEALAINPFRLFTSLLRLDLIEDDGLRQRAADILAARDIFTPRVRELIETFEAEGGLTEAEADTFVAEAIETFRWHEDATVDYATYEALASEHKLIADVVCFRGPHINHLTPRTLDIDAAQAAMPEYGITPKAVIEGPPRRDVPILLRQTSFKALEESIRFAGDTEGRHTARFGEIEQRGVALTPDGRALYDRLLAAAQTYKRDANADYQAALHGIFEEFPDDLDTLRRRELAYFRYEAVGESTLDVEAFTDDHGAIEALVASGHVVAHPIVYEDFLPVSAAGIFQSNLGDDDDAGEGTAAASQHELEAALGRAVIDPFSLYAEIEAESKRAALDTLMGRTPENTLA; encoded by the coding sequence ATGCCTTCGGCTCATTTCGTCGCGCCCGACACCATACGTTCTCGCTTCGCCGCCGCCATGTCTGAGATGTATCGGCAGGAAGTGCCGCAATACGGCACGCTGCTGGAGCTCGTGGCCGATATCAACGAGCAAACGCTCGCCGATAACCCAGCCCTGGCCCGGCAGATGACCGCGGCCAACGATCTGGATCGGCTGTCGGTGGAGCGTCACGGCGCAATCCGTGTCGGCACGGCCGCTGAACTCGGCATGCTGGCGCGGCTGTTCGCCGTGATGGGCATGGCGCCGGTCGGCTACTACGATCTGGCGGCCGCCGGGGTGCCGGTGCATTCGACAGCATTCCGGCCGGTGGAGACCGAAGCCCTGGCGATCAATCCGTTCCGGCTGTTCACGTCGTTGCTGCGGCTCGATCTGATCGAGGATGACGGTCTGCGTCAGCGTGCCGCCGATATTCTCGCCGCGCGCGATATCTTCACGCCGCGTGTGCGCGAACTGATCGAGACCTTCGAAGCCGAAGGCGGGCTCACCGAGGCCGAAGCCGACACATTCGTCGCCGAGGCGATCGAGACCTTCCGTTGGCACGAAGACGCCACGGTCGATTACGCGACTTACGAGGCGCTGGCGTCAGAACACAAGCTCATCGCCGACGTGGTCTGTTTCCGCGGCCCGCATATCAATCATCTGACACCGCGCACACTGGATATCGACGCGGCACAGGCGGCCATGCCGGAATACGGCATCACGCCGAAGGCCGTCATCGAAGGCCCGCCCCGGCGCGACGTGCCCATCCTCCTGCGCCAGACCAGTTTCAAGGCGCTGGAGGAGTCGATCCGCTTCGCTGGCGACACCGAAGGCCGACATACGGCGCGCTTCGGCGAAATCGAGCAACGCGGCGTGGCGCTCACACCCGACGGGCGTGCGCTGTACGATCGGCTGCTGGCCGCGGCCCAAACCTACAAGCGCGACGCCAACGCCGACTATCAGGCCGCGCTGCACGGCATATTCGAGGAGTTTCCGGACGACCTCGATACGCTGCGCCGGCGCGAGCTGGCTTATTTTCGTTATGAAGCGGTCGGCGAATCGACGCTCGATGTCGAAGCATTCACCGACGATCACGGCGCCATCGAAGCCCTGGTGGCCTCGGGGCATGTCGTGGCCCACCCGATCGTCTACGAGGATTTCCTGCCGGTGAGCGCGGCGGGCATCTTCCAGTCCAACCTCGGCGACGACGACGACGCCGGCGAAGGCACGGCCGCCGCCAGCCAGCACGAACTGGAAGCCGCGCTGGGACGTGCGGTCATCGACCCGTTCTCGCTGTATGCCGAAATCGAAGCCGAATCCAAGCGCGCGGCACTGGATACGCTGATGGGCCGTACACCGGAAAATACGCTGGCCTAA
- a CDS encoding transporter substrate-binding domain-containing protein — MKKLLTVSVLAASVALGAGVATTASAAGDNVRIATNVPYKPMEYTKPDGTLTGFDIDLGNALCKQAGLHCSWVQQDWNGIIPGLMARKYDAIMSSMTINDARKKHVLFSTPYIVVPSAFFVPTGSSLHKIDAATLKGKKIGVQRGTVQDNYVTDKYGNIAIIKRYQNADDVAVDMSAGRLDAAFFDQITGQSTLIDPHPDKYRQAGPDITGPKKYFGDGFGIAFRKNEQGLAKKFDKALKAVRDNGTYARIYKKYFHKAPPAKDK; from the coding sequence ATGAAAAAACTGCTCACCGTATCCGTGCTGGCCGCAAGCGTGGCACTGGGCGCTGGCGTCGCCACGACCGCGAGTGCCGCGGGTGACAACGTTCGCATCGCCACCAACGTGCCCTACAAGCCGATGGAATACACCAAGCCGGACGGCACGCTCACCGGCTTCGATATCGACCTGGGCAATGCCCTGTGCAAGCAGGCCGGTCTGCACTGCAGCTGGGTGCAGCAGGACTGGAACGGCATCATCCCGGGCCTGATGGCGCGCAAGTACGACGCCATCATGTCGTCGATGACCATCAACGACGCGCGCAAGAAGCACGTGCTGTTCTCGACCCCGTACATCGTGGTGCCGTCCGCGTTCTTCGTGCCGACCGGTAGCTCACTGCACAAGATCGATGCCGCGACGCTCAAGGGCAAGAAGATCGGCGTGCAGCGCGGTACCGTCCAGGACAACTACGTCACCGACAAGTACGGCAATATCGCCATCATCAAGCGTTATCAGAACGCCGACGACGTCGCCGTCGACATGTCCGCCGGCCGCCTCGACGCCGCGTTCTTCGACCAGATCACCGGGCAGAGCACGCTGATCGACCCGCATCCGGATAAGTATCGCCAGGCCGGTCCCGATATCACCGGCCCGAAGAAATACTTCGGCGACGGTTTCGGTATCGCGTTCCGCAAGAACGAGCAGGGCCTGGCCAAGAAGTTCGACAAGGCGCTCAAGGCCGTCAGGGACAACGGCACCTACGCCAGGATCTACAAGAAGTACTTCCACAAGGCGCCGCCCGCGAAGGACAAATAA
- a CDS encoding ABC transporter permease, with amino-acid sequence MEQWLAHVAPFLSHNDIFTPATFAQYWHGLVSTVQLVFISLLVGIVLAVPLSIGRASNRIWISGPIWVYTYVFRGTPLLIQLYIAYYGFAFIPGVQQSWFAFFINNPLYPALLSFALNTGAYTTEIFYGAIRATPRGEIEAARAYGMSTFTCYRRIVLPSAFRRALPAYGNEVIFMLHASSIASAVTITDLTGAAYYVYARFYSPFPAFIFVACVYMVLSFAIQGGFRLAEKRLLRHLKPA; translated from the coding sequence ATGGAACAGTGGCTCGCTCATGTCGCCCCGTTCTTGTCGCACAACGACATCTTTACCCCGGCGACGTTCGCACAGTATTGGCACGGGCTGGTCAGCACGGTGCAACTGGTCTTTATTTCGCTGCTGGTCGGTATCGTGCTGGCGGTACCGCTGTCGATCGGCCGGGCCTCGAACCGGATCTGGATCTCCGGGCCGATATGGGTCTACACCTATGTGTTTCGCGGCACGCCGCTGCTGATCCAGCTCTACATCGCGTATTACGGCTTTGCCTTCATACCCGGTGTGCAGCAGAGCTGGTTCGCGTTCTTCATCAATAATCCGTTGTACCCGGCGTTGTTATCGTTTGCGCTCAATACCGGCGCGTACACCACGGAAATCTTCTATGGCGCAATCCGGGCCACGCCGCGGGGCGAGATCGAAGCCGCCCGCGCTTACGGCATGTCGACGTTCACCTGTTATCGGCGAATCGTGCTGCCGTCGGCGTTCCGGCGCGCGCTACCGGCCTATGGCAACGAGGTGATCTTCATGCTGCACGCCAGCTCGATCGCCTCGGCCGTGACGATCACCGATCTGACCGGTGCGGCCTACTATGTCTATGCCCGTTTCTACTCGCCGTTCCCGGCCTTCATCTTCGTGGCCTGTGTCTACATGGTTTTGAGCTTCGCCATCCAGGGCGGGTTCCGGCTGGCGGAGAAGCGCCTGCTGCGGCATCTCAAACCGGCCTGA
- a CDS encoding ABC transporter permease: MIDFQGYGWRLLGGAALTAELALLSLVLALVIGLVVASVKLSRSRVLRGLALLYTTVIRGVPDLVMMMLLFYGGQIGVNVAMDQVNAWLGTDIFVNVNAFVAGVITLGVIYGAYMSETFRGAFLAVDAGQMEAARAYGMSGWLAFRRVRFPLMMRHALPGINNNWMVLLKATALVSIIGLSDMVRIADQATKATHQPFLFMVPVGMGYLAITSVSELFVGWLRRRYDAGFNTSKKGV, encoded by the coding sequence ATGATCGATTTCCAAGGGTATGGCTGGCGCCTGCTCGGCGGCGCGGCGCTCACCGCGGAGCTGGCATTGCTTTCGCTGGTACTGGCGCTGGTGATCGGGCTGGTGGTGGCCAGCGTGAAACTTTCTCGCTCGCGTGTCCTGCGCGGCCTGGCGCTGCTTTACACCACGGTGATTCGCGGGGTGCCCGATCTGGTGATGATGATGCTGCTGTTCTATGGCGGCCAGATCGGCGTGAATGTGGCGATGGACCAGGTCAACGCCTGGCTCGGTACCGACATCTTCGTCAACGTGAACGCCTTCGTGGCCGGCGTGATCACATTGGGCGTGATCTATGGCGCGTACATGTCGGAAACGTTCCGCGGTGCTTTCCTGGCGGTCGACGCCGGCCAGATGGAAGCCGCGCGGGCGTATGGCATGAGCGGGTGGCTGGCGTTCCGGCGCGTGCGTTTCCCCTTGATGATGCGCCACGCCCTGCCGGGCATCAACAACAACTGGATGGTGTTGCTCAAGGCCACCGCACTGGTTTCGATCATCGGCCTGTCGGATATGGTGCGCATCGCCGACCAGGCGACCAAGGCCACGCATCAGCCGTTTTTGTTCATGGTGCCGGTGGGCATGGGCTATCTGGCGATCACCAGTGTATCCGAGCTGTTCGTCGGCTGGCTGCGGCGCCGTTATGACGCGGGTTTTAATACGTCGAAGAAGGGGGTGTGA
- a CDS encoding ABC transporter ATP-binding protein, with protein MADNAIPLVVRDLHKSFNDNPVLEGLSLEAHEGDVISLIGASGSGKSTFLRCMNLLEIPNAGDIVVHGEPVAFQTKRGEREPADWKQVERIRAKLSMVFQGFNLWAHMTLIGNVIEAPVHVLGKSKKDARAQGMALLERVGLAERADYFPAQLSGGQQQRGAIARALAMDPEVMLFDEPTSALDPELVGDVLKVMRGLADEGRTMVVVTHEMDFARDVSSQVIYLHQGRVEEAGKPGDVLENPSSPRLRQFLGPRF; from the coding sequence ATGGCCGATAACGCGATACCGCTGGTCGTTCGGGACCTGCACAAGAGCTTCAACGACAACCCGGTGCTCGAAGGTCTGTCACTGGAGGCACACGAGGGCGACGTGATCTCGTTGATCGGCGCTTCGGGCTCGGGCAAGAGCACGTTCCTGCGCTGCATGAACCTGCTCGAGATTCCCAATGCCGGCGATATCGTCGTGCACGGTGAGCCGGTGGCGTTCCAGACCAAGCGCGGCGAGCGCGAGCCGGCCGACTGGAAACAAGTCGAGCGTATTCGCGCCAAGCTGTCGATGGTGTTCCAGGGCTTCAACCTGTGGGCGCACATGACGTTGATCGGCAACGTCATCGAGGCGCCCGTGCATGTGCTGGGCAAGTCGAAAAAGGACGCCCGCGCGCAGGGCATGGCGTTGCTCGAACGGGTGGGCCTGGCCGAGCGCGCCGATTATTTCCCGGCCCAGCTGTCCGGCGGCCAGCAGCAGCGTGGCGCGATCGCCCGCGCGCTGGCGATGGACCCGGAGGTCATGTTGTTCGACGAGCCGACCTCGGCGCTCGATCCCGAGCTGGTCGGCGATGTGCTCAAGGTGATGCGGGGGCTGGCCGACGAGGGCCGGACCATGGTGGTGGTCACCCACGAGATGGATTTCGCCCGCGACGTGTCGTCGCAGGTGATCTATCTGCACCAGGGGCGCGTGGAAGAGGCCGGCAAGCCCGGCGATGTTCTGGAAAACCCGAGCTCGCCGCGACTGCGACAGTTCCTCGGGCCGCGATTCTAG
- a CDS encoding succinylglutamate desuccinylase: MTSDHPTSGSPRRLRDILGAAMADRPAPFHAIELAGGGRAIDRGPGIVELVPMAPVADAAATVISAGIHGNETAPLELLLELAGDLDHGCVTVGAPVLLVVGHPASIAAGRRYLDTNLNRLFERPAAVGESREHRRARALMDALDAFWATHATGASAGGQRGTPLHLDMHTAIRASRYPRFAVEPFSAVETPAPVWRALAAAGLQAVLSQHVASPTFSHYSRARHGVAAFTLELGRVAPFGANDITALASMADWLAARVAGEAAAEAPPTRLMFFRVIDELRRVSEDFSLGFDDDVANFTPFDVGSVIARDREAGATIVADAPVHIVFPNANVERGARAALLARPVPTPVTTDA; the protein is encoded by the coding sequence ATGACTTCGGATCACCCGACAAGCGGTTCGCCGCGACGTCTGCGCGATATTCTCGGTGCTGCCATGGCCGACCGGCCCGCCCCGTTTCATGCCATCGAGCTGGCCGGCGGGGGCCGCGCCATCGATCGCGGTCCGGGTATCGTCGAACTGGTGCCGATGGCGCCGGTCGCCGATGCCGCGGCCACGGTCATCTCCGCCGGCATTCACGGCAACGAAACCGCACCGCTGGAGTTGCTGCTGGAGCTGGCCGGCGATCTGGATCATGGCTGTGTCACGGTCGGCGCGCCGGTGCTGCTCGTCGTCGGCCATCCGGCCTCGATCGCGGCCGGGAGACGTTATCTCGATACCAATCTCAATCGGCTGTTCGAGCGTCCCGCCGCCGTGGGCGAGAGCCGTGAACATCGGCGCGCGCGTGCGTTGATGGACGCGCTCGATGCCTTCTGGGCCACCCACGCCACCGGGGCCTCGGCCGGCGGCCAGCGCGGGACGCCCTTGCATCTGGATATGCACACCGCGATCCGGGCCAGTCGTTATCCTCGGTTCGCGGTCGAGCCGTTCTCGGCCGTCGAGACCCCGGCGCCGGTCTGGCGCGCGCTGGCCGCGGCCGGGCTGCAGGCGGTGCTGTCCCAGCATGTGGCGAGCCCCACCTTCTCGCATTACAGCCGCGCCCGGCACGGGGTCGCGGCCTTCACGCTCGAACTCGGCCGGGTGGCGCCCTTCGGCGCCAACGACATCACGGCATTGGCGTCGATGGCCGATTGGCTGGCCGCGCGCGTGGCGGGCGAGGCCGCCGCGGAAGCGCCGCCGACGAGGCTGATGTTCTTCCGTGTAATCGACGAGCTGCGTCGCGTCAGCGAAGATTTTTCTCTGGGGTTCGACGACGATGTCGCCAATTTCACGCCGTTTGACGTCGGATCCGTGATTGCCCGGGACCGCGAGGCCGGCGCGACGATCGTCGCCGATGCGCCGGTGCATATCGTATTCCCCAACGCGAACGTGGAACGCGGTGCCCGCGCTGCGTTGCTGGCCCGGCCGGTGCCCACGCCTGTTACGACGGATGCGTGA
- a CDS encoding DUF4112 domain-containing protein: MPAHANADLQARRRASLARIRRLAHWLDDAWRVPMIGKRVGIDGVIGLLPVVGDFAGLVLSSLIIGEAVRLGAPKRLLIRIGSHVGVDFAVGLIPVAGDLFDMTYKANRRNRALIERWLVDVTAESNGARGVGGDY; the protein is encoded by the coding sequence ATGCCCGCGCACGCCAATGCCGATCTGCAGGCCAGACGTCGCGCCAGCCTGGCGCGTATCCGCAGGCTGGCGCACTGGCTCGACGACGCCTGGCGTGTGCCGATGATCGGCAAGCGCGTCGGTATCGACGGTGTCATTGGCCTCCTGCCGGTCGTCGGCGATTTCGCCGGGCTGGTATTGTCCAGCCTGATCATCGGCGAGGCCGTGCGTCTGGGCGCGCCGAAGCGTTTGCTGATCCGCATCGGAAGCCACGTGGGCGTGGATTTCGCGGTCGGTCTGATTCCGGTCGCGGGCGATCTGTTCGACATGACGTACAAGGCGAATCGCCGCAATCGGGCACTCATCGAACGCTGGTTGGTGGATGTCACCGCGGAATCGAACGGCGCCCGGGGCGTCGGCGGCGATTATTGA
- a CDS encoding DUF3096 domain-containing protein, producing MTITISSGHLAPVISLVAGVAILLAPRLLNYIVAAYLIVIGVLGIVHF from the coding sequence ATGACGATTACCATCAGCAGCGGACATCTCGCGCCCGTCATCTCTCTGGTCGCCGGCGTGGCGATCCTGCTGGCGCCGCGGCTGCTCAACTACATCGTGGCCGCTTATCTGATCGTGATCGGCGTGCTGGGCATCGTGCACTTCTAG
- the sufT gene encoding putative Fe-S cluster assembly protein SufT: MSMPQNEPVTFTRDCEAVLIPAGDTVEIPVGTHGNVTQALGGSFTVYIAGNLIRIAGENADAIGKEMPEPLKLPDNATAEDVEAMVWEQMQTVFDPEIPINLVDLGLVYRCEFDHSDPDNRVVDIDMTLTAPGCGMGDILVDDVRAKVKMVPTVVRVNVEMVFDPPWSMEMMSDAAKLQVGML, from the coding sequence ATGTCAATGCCCCAGAACGAACCCGTGACTTTCACGCGCGACTGCGAGGCCGTGCTCATCCCGGCCGGCGACACCGTCGAGATTCCGGTGGGAACGCACGGCAACGTCACCCAGGCGCTGGGTGGCTCGTTTACCGTCTATATCGCCGGCAATCTCATCCGCATTGCGGGCGAGAACGCCGACGCCATCGGCAAGGAAATGCCGGAGCCGCTCAAGTTGCCGGACAACGCCACCGCCGAGGATGTCGAGGCGATGGTCTGGGAACAGATGCAGACCGTGTTCGATCCGGAGATTCCGATCAATCTGGTCGATCTCGGTCTGGTCTATCGCTGTGAATTCGACCACAGCGACCCGGACAATCGTGTGGTCGATATCGACATGACGCTCACCGCGCCGGGGTGCGGCATGGGCGACATCCTGGTCGACGACGTGCGCGCCAAGGTGAAGATGGTACCGACCGTGGTCCGGGTGAACGTGGAAATGGTCTTCGATCCACCCTGGAGCATGGAAATGATGAGCGACGCCGCCAAGCTCCAGGTCGGCATGCTGTAG
- a CDS encoding sirohydrochlorin chelatase, with protein MTNALLVVAHGSRRAESNDEVRGLTDRVRTTAGDRFAAIECAFLELAPPSIPDGLEKLIQDGATHVTVLPYFLAAGRHVAEDIPAEVAQTRAAHPDVTIEIAPYLGTSDAMPGLLLDTVGAARGCERRLP; from the coding sequence ATGACAAACGCTTTGCTCGTGGTGGCCCATGGCAGCCGCCGGGCCGAATCTAACGATGAGGTCCGCGGCCTGACCGACCGGGTCCGGACCACTGCCGGTGATCGCTTCGCGGCGATCGAGTGTGCCTTCCTGGAGCTGGCGCCGCCGAGCATTCCCGACGGGCTGGAAAAGTTGATCCAGGACGGTGCCACGCATGTCACGGTCCTGCCGTATTTCCTGGCGGCCGGGCGCCATGTGGCCGAGGACATTCCGGCCGAGGTCGCGCAGACCCGTGCCGCGCATCCGGACGTCACGATCGAGATCGCGCCCTATCTGGGCACCTCCGACGCCATGCCCGGGTTGTTGCTGGACACGGTCGGCGCCGCGCGCGGATGCGAGAGGCGCCTGCCATGA